From Populus alba chromosome 16, ASM523922v2, whole genome shotgun sequence:
aacatttcataaattatttcaaataaaataagtaacaatcaaaagaatgaggatcaaattcacaataaaaagttaaaaataaaataattaaaaataaatattctatatatagtccagcaaataatgacatttctaatttttaaaaatgttttcccctcattttttaggaaaacacttcCTTTTctcactggaaaatgtttttccatTTACAATTctccactttccggaaaacaaacacagctttttttttttttttttgactaaaatacTTTTTTCGCGTTGACcggaaaataaaagagaagtttggaaagaaaatactttccggGAAATTTTGCGGCATTAaaaagagggtttttttttaaataaaataattattataaaaatcagagtgattattttataataaatttatttctctgTTAAAGTCTACGGTTTTACCTTTCCGAAAACCAGCAAGCACTAGTCAACAAGTTGAAACTCTCCCTCCAAAAAAGACCTCTTCCCTTTTTTCTTATATCTCCTTCATCATCACATATTACTAATCTCCTACCTTCCAAattctctctctcgctctcaaAAATCACCGGGACATAATTTTTCTTAGTTGAACGGGCGACGATGCCACAAGTGGATCTTGAAACTCTAGTCTCAGCCTGCGCCGGAGGCACCTGCGACAGCAAAATTGCCTGTGAGACTCTCGCCgccgccaccaccaccaccactaacACAAACAACTACCGCTCCCTaccgccaccaccaccaccaccagacTCGCCTGATGTTGCCGAAGTACCACCAGATTTCCCGCCAGAATCCTTCTGGTTGTCCAAAGACGCTGAACTCGACTGGTTCAACACCAACGCTTACTATGAACGCAAAGATTCCACAAAAGGAAACTCAAACTCCGCAAACTTAAACCCGAACCTCATCCCCAATCCCAACCATAACTCCTCCAATTCACAgcgtttcttttcctttcactCTAAGGCATCAATGATTGGCTTACCAAAGATACAGAAATCAACCTTCGTTGTTGACACAAAGAAACGCCGCATCTGTAAACATGGAAACACACGATTGTTTCCTAAACGGTCCGGTTCGACCGGTAAGTCGGATCCGACGGGTATGATTGAACCGTCTTCACCCAAAGTATCTTGTATGGGAAGAGTAAGATCGAAGAAAGATCGCCGTAGATTGCGGAAAAAACAGTTACAGCAAAAAGAACAGCTATCTTTTCAATCAACCGGAAAGAAGGAAAGTACTAGAAAGGACAAGAAGAAAGAAGCAGGTTTCTTTGCTAGTCTTAAAGCTATTTTCAGTTGTAAGAGTAACATCAAAGATATATCACATAGGACCACCGGCAATGACACGTCGTATGGTGGATCGGTTAGCGAGAGTTACACGTTTAAGAAATCGAGTGATATCAGGGATCGGTTGCCGGCGAGTGATATAGACGCGCCGCATAGGAGGAGCTTTGGAATGGAA
This genomic window contains:
- the LOC118062631 gene encoding uncharacterized protein, with the protein product MPQVDLETLVSACAGGTCDSKIACETLAAATTTTTNTNNYRSLPPPPPPPDSPDVAEVPPDFPPESFWLSKDAELDWFNTNAYYERKDSTKGNSNSANLNPNLIPNPNHNSSNSQRFFSFHSKASMIGLPKIQKSTFVVDTKKRRICKHGNTRLFPKRSGSTGKSDPTGMIEPSSPKVSCMGRVRSKKDRRRLRKKQLQQKEQLSFQSTGKKESTRKDKKKEAGFFASLKAIFSCKSNIKDISHRTTGNDTSYGGSVSESYTFKKSSDIRDRLPASDIDAPHRRSFGMEPLAAEPVVGLGGMTRFASGRRSESWSVEIGVA